One window of the Janthinobacterium sp. PAMC25594 genome contains the following:
- the xdhC gene encoding xanthine dehydrogenase accessory protein XdhC — MSDWLAAIENDTQASVLVTVALVEGSGPREAGAKMRVTLDDQVDTIGGGHLELRAVEIAKTMLATADTHTRLERFALGPSLGQCCGGVVHLAFEYVDASLKTLLAALRERRQQDSWKVTALDGESASALFDTAGSLIAGTPSQAPDTFSRERATHVAQGSEGRRWLVDPCLAPRAHLTLFGAGHVGAAIVRALAHLPCTITWVDEREDMFPLQMPDNVRIAATDTPEEFVAMAPPGGSFLVMTHSHALDQRLTQAIMAREDVGWFGLIGSQTKRKQFEHRLQARGVPDQRIAAMVCPIGMPGIRNKAPAVIAASVACQLLMVWEQAASAALAAPLRLASASAPPRRPTRAAIHPL; from the coding sequence ATGAGCGACTGGCTGGCAGCGATCGAGAATGACACGCAGGCATCCGTGCTGGTGACGGTCGCCCTGGTGGAAGGTTCCGGGCCGCGCGAGGCGGGCGCGAAGATGCGCGTCACCCTCGATGACCAGGTCGACACCATCGGCGGCGGTCACCTGGAATTGCGCGCCGTGGAAATCGCCAAGACCATGCTGGCGACAGCAGACACGCATACGCGGCTCGAGCGTTTTGCACTGGGCCCCAGCCTGGGACAATGCTGCGGCGGCGTCGTCCACCTGGCGTTTGAGTATGTCGATGCCAGCCTGAAAACATTGCTGGCCGCCTTGCGCGAACGGCGCCAGCAAGACAGCTGGAAGGTAACGGCGCTCGATGGCGAGAGCGCGTCGGCGCTGTTCGATACCGCCGGTAGCTTGATTGCCGGCACGCCAAGCCAGGCGCCCGACACGTTTTCACGCGAGCGCGCAACCCATGTCGCGCAGGGGAGTGAAGGGCGGCGCTGGCTGGTCGACCCCTGCCTGGCGCCGCGCGCGCACCTGACCCTGTTTGGCGCCGGCCATGTGGGCGCGGCCATCGTGCGCGCGCTGGCCCATTTGCCCTGCACTATCACCTGGGTCGATGAACGCGAAGACATGTTTCCCCTACAAATGCCAGATAATGTGCGCATCGCCGCCACCGATACGCCCGAGGAATTTGTCGCCATGGCGCCGCCGGGCGGCAGTTTTCTCGTCATGACGCATAGTCATGCACTCGATCAACGCCTGACGCAAGCCATCATGGCGCGCGAGGATGTGGGCTGGTTCGGACTGATCGGTTCGCAAACGAAACGCAAGCAATTCGAGCACCGCCTGCAGGCGCGCGGCGTGCCGGACCAGCGCATTGCCGCCATGGTGTGCCCGATCGGCATGCCCGGCATCCGCAACAAGGCGCCGGCCGTGATCGCCGCTTCCGTTGCCTGTCAATTACTGATGGTGTGGGAGCAAGCCGCCAGCGCGGCCCTGGCCGCACCGCTGCGGCTGGCCTCTGCCAGCGCGCCACCGCGCCGCCCGACACGCGCCGCCATTCACCCGTTATAG
- the xdhB gene encoding xanthine dehydrogenase molybdopterin binding subunit, translated as MNHPVTPELQAAAWAAVGKPSPHESAQLHVLGQATYTDDIAELQGTLHAALGLSQKPHARITAMDLSAVRAATGVVAVYTAQDIPGTNDCGPIIHDDPILAAELVQYVGQPIFIVVADTHDHARRAARLAQVSYEELPAIMTPQAAKAAQSYVLPPMQLTRGNYQAAFEGAPHVVKGQLYVGGQEQFYLEGQISYAIPKEAQGMLVLCSTQHPSEMQHVVAHALGVHSHNITVECRRMGGGFGGKESQSALWAAAASIAAAKLKRPVKLRADRDDDMLVTGKRHCFYYEYEVGYDDDGRILAARVDMTTRAGYSADLSGPVATRAVCHFDNTYYLSDVDIRAACGKTNTQSNTAFRGFGGPQGAIAIEYVIDEIARHLQRDALDIRLLNFYGRNDAEGRNVTPYGQKIVDNVIHELAAELEESSDYRARRRIIDAFNEASPILKKGLAFTPLKFGIAFNVTHLNQAGALVHVYVDGSVLVNHGGTEMGQGINTKVMQVVAHELGLDLDKVRATATDTSKVANTSATAASTGADLNGKAAQDAARQIRERLADYAVKLYGGEVACVRFFDNHIHVNGHVVAFAELVQKAYLARVQLWSDGFYATPGLSWDAKTMTGHPFSYYAYGAAVAEVVVDTLTGEWKLLRADALYDAGQSLNPAIDLGQVEGAFIQGMGWLTTEQLWWNAAGKLMTHAPSTYKIPGISDCPEDFRVKLFQNRNVEDSIHRSKAVGEPPLLLPFSVFFAIRDAISSVGHHAVQPPLNAPATSEEILKAVMAVQAAHAGA; from the coding sequence ATGAATCATCCTGTCACGCCCGAACTGCAAGCGGCCGCCTGGGCCGCCGTGGGCAAACCCAGCCCCCATGAATCGGCGCAATTGCATGTGCTGGGGCAAGCGACGTACACGGACGATATCGCCGAATTGCAAGGTACCTTGCACGCGGCACTGGGCCTGTCGCAAAAGCCGCATGCACGCATCACGGCCATGGATTTATCGGCCGTGCGCGCCGCTACCGGTGTTGTCGCTGTTTACACGGCGCAGGACATTCCCGGCACCAATGATTGCGGTCCCATCATCCATGACGATCCCATCCTGGCTGCGGAACTGGTGCAATACGTGGGCCAGCCTATCTTCATCGTCGTGGCCGATACGCACGACCATGCGCGCCGCGCCGCCCGCCTGGCGCAAGTGTCGTACGAGGAATTGCCTGCGATCATGACGCCGCAAGCGGCCAAGGCCGCGCAATCGTATGTGCTGCCGCCCATGCAACTGACGCGCGGCAACTACCAGGCCGCGTTCGAGGGCGCGCCGCATGTGGTCAAGGGCCAGCTGTATGTGGGCGGGCAGGAACAGTTTTACCTGGAAGGACAGATTTCCTACGCCATCCCGAAGGAAGCGCAGGGCATGCTGGTGCTGTGTTCGACCCAGCATCCGAGCGAGATGCAGCACGTGGTGGCGCATGCGCTGGGCGTGCATTCGCACAACATTACGGTCGAATGCCGGCGCATGGGCGGCGGTTTCGGCGGCAAGGAGTCGCAGTCGGCCCTGTGGGCGGCGGCCGCATCGATTGCGGCGGCCAAACTCAAGCGTCCCGTCAAATTGCGCGCCGACCGCGACGACGATATGCTGGTGACGGGCAAGCGCCACTGTTTTTACTATGAATACGAAGTGGGCTACGACGACGATGGCCGGATCCTGGCCGCCAGGGTCGACATGACCACGCGCGCGGGCTACTCGGCCGACTTGTCCGGCCCCGTCGCCACGCGCGCCGTCTGCCACTTCGACAACACCTATTATTTGTCCGATGTGGATATCCGCGCCGCCTGCGGCAAGACGAATACGCAATCGAACACGGCTTTCCGGGGCTTCGGCGGGCCGCAGGGTGCCATTGCCATCGAGTACGTGATCGATGAAATCGCCCGCCATTTGCAACGCGATGCGCTCGATATCCGCCTGCTCAATTTCTATGGCCGCAACGATGCGGAAGGACGCAATGTCACGCCGTACGGCCAGAAAATCGTCGACAACGTGATCCATGAACTCGCCGCCGAACTGGAAGAGAGCAGCGATTACCGCGCGCGCCGCCGCATCATCGATGCGTTCAACGAAGCCAGCCCGATCCTGAAGAAGGGCCTGGCATTCACGCCCTTGAAATTCGGCATCGCCTTCAACGTCACGCATCTGAACCAGGCTGGTGCCTTGGTCCACGTGTACGTGGATGGCTCCGTGCTGGTCAACCATGGCGGCACGGAAATGGGGCAGGGCATCAATACCAAGGTGATGCAGGTGGTGGCGCACGAGCTGGGCCTGGACCTGGACAAAGTGCGCGCCACCGCCACCGATACCAGCAAGGTGGCGAACACGTCGGCCACGGCGGCGTCCACCGGTGCCGACCTGAACGGCAAGGCGGCGCAGGATGCGGCGCGCCAGATCCGTGAACGCCTGGCCGATTACGCGGTCAAACTGTACGGCGGCGAGGTGGCTTGCGTGCGCTTCTTCGACAACCATATCCACGTGAATGGCCATGTCGTCGCGTTTGCCGAGCTGGTGCAGAAGGCGTATCTGGCGCGCGTACAATTGTGGTCGGACGGTTTTTATGCCACGCCCGGCTTGTCGTGGGATGCGAAGACGATGACGGGCCATCCGTTTTCGTACTACGCGTATGGCGCGGCCGTGGCTGAAGTGGTGGTCGATACCCTGACGGGCGAGTGGAAATTGCTGCGCGCGGACGCCTTGTATGATGCGGGCCAGTCGCTCAATCCCGCGATTGATCTGGGTCAGGTAGAAGGTGCGTTTATCCAGGGCATGGGCTGGCTGACGACGGAGCAGCTGTGGTGGAATGCGGCGGGCAAGCTGATGACGCATGCGCCATCGACGTACAAGATTCCCGGCATTTCCGATTGCCCCGAGGATTTTCGCGTCAAGCTGTTCCAGAACCGCAATGTGGAAGACAGCATCCACCGCTCCAAAGCCGTGGGCGAGCCGCCTTTATTGTTGCCGTTTTCCGTGTTCTTCGCCATCCGCGACGCCATCTCCAGCGTTGGCCATCACGCCGTGCAGCCACCGTTGAATGCGCCCGCCACCAGCGAGGAAATCCTCAAGGCGGTCATGGCCGTGCAAGCGGCGCATGCCGGCGCATAG
- the xdhA gene encoding xanthine dehydrogenase small subunit encodes MSEPIRFYYRGAVQEVRNAAPTQTVLQHLREDLHCTGTKEGCAEGDCGACTVVIGSLVDGQVEMKAVNACIQLTPTLDGKALFSVEDLQQPDGALHPVQQAMVECHGSQCGFCTPGFVMSLWGMYLEKNGATPTRCEIDDTLSGNLCRCTGYRPIIDAARRMGELPHVTFDRDALVQQLQALQRGSLSTYEHGGQHFHAPRTIDELVALRAAKPRACLLAGSTDIGLWVTKQLRDLGDIIYLGNVAALKTIAIVDGKLQIGAGASLNDAYAALCQHYPQELSELWQRFASLPIRNAGTLGGNVANGSPIGDSMPWLIALGSEIVLRGPGGQRIMPLENFYLGYQKKDLQPGEFVEAVRVPLSRTDVQFRTYKLAKRFDQDISAVCAAFAFQLDGERIVDARIAFGGMAATPQRAAQTEAFLRGQAWTEDNLLIAMRLLADDYAPLSDMRASNTYRMTTAQNLLRRFWLETRPGAPLLRTAVNAYACRA; translated from the coding sequence ATGTCAGAACCGATCCGCTTTTATTACCGTGGTGCCGTACAGGAAGTACGCAATGCCGCCCCTACGCAGACTGTGTTGCAGCACCTGCGCGAGGATTTGCATTGCACTGGTACCAAGGAGGGCTGCGCCGAGGGCGATTGTGGCGCCTGCACGGTCGTCATCGGCAGCCTGGTTGACGGCCAGGTCGAGATGAAGGCCGTCAACGCCTGCATCCAGCTCACGCCTACCCTCGATGGCAAGGCCCTGTTTTCCGTGGAAGACTTGCAACAGCCCGATGGCGCCTTGCATCCGGTGCAGCAGGCGATGGTCGAGTGCCACGGTTCCCAGTGCGGTTTTTGCACGCCCGGTTTTGTCATGTCGCTGTGGGGCATGTATCTGGAGAAAAATGGCGCCACGCCCACGCGCTGCGAAATCGACGATACCCTGTCGGGCAATCTGTGCCGCTGCACGGGCTACCGGCCCATCATCGATGCGGCCAGGCGCATGGGCGAATTGCCGCACGTCACGTTCGATCGCGATGCCCTGGTGCAGCAATTGCAGGCGCTGCAGCGCGGCAGCCTGAGCACCTATGAACACGGCGGCCAGCACTTCCACGCGCCGCGCACCATTGATGAACTGGTGGCGCTGCGCGCGGCAAAGCCGCGAGCGTGCCTGCTGGCCGGTTCCACCGATATCGGCTTGTGGGTGACCAAGCAACTGCGCGACCTGGGCGACATCATTTATCTGGGCAACGTGGCCGCCCTGAAAACCATCGCCATCGTTGACGGCAAGCTGCAGATTGGCGCCGGCGCCAGCCTCAACGATGCGTATGCGGCGCTGTGCCAGCACTATCCTCAAGAATTGTCGGAACTGTGGCAGCGCTTTGCTTCCTTGCCGATTCGCAACGCCGGCACTTTGGGCGGCAATGTCGCCAATGGTTCGCCCATCGGCGACTCGATGCCGTGGCTGATTGCGCTGGGCAGCGAGATCGTACTGCGCGGGCCCGGCGGCCAGCGCATCATGCCGCTGGAAAATTTTTATCTCGGTTACCAAAAGAAAGATCTGCAGCCAGGCGAATTCGTCGAAGCCGTGCGCGTGCCCTTGTCCCGTACCGACGTGCAATTCCGCACGTATAAACTGGCCAAGCGCTTCGACCAGGATATCTCGGCCGTGTGCGCAGCATTTGCCTTCCAGCTCGACGGCGAGCGCATCGTCGATGCGCGCATCGCTTTTGGCGGCATGGCGGCCACGCCGCAGCGTGCCGCGCAAACGGAAGCGTTTCTGCGCGGACAAGCCTGGACGGAAGACAATTTGCTCATTGCCATGCGTTTGCTGGCCGACGATTACGCGCCGCTGTCGGACATGCGCGCCTCGAATACCTATCGCATGACGACGGCGCAAAACCTGCTGCGCCGCTTCTGGCTGGAAACACGCCCCGGTGCGCCTTTGCTGCGCACCGCCGTCAACGCCTACGCTTGCCGCGCCTGA
- the puuE gene encoding allantoinase PuuE, translated as MNNYEHYPRDLIGYGRTPPHPQWPGKARIALQFVLNYEEGAENNVLHGDAASETFLSEMIGAAAFPARHLSMESIYEYGSRAGLWRLLRMFEERRLPLTVFGVSMALKRNPEALAAFQQLGHEIACHGLRWISYQNMDEATEREHMREAVQIIRELTGSAPQGWYTGRDSPNTRKLVVEHGGFRYDADYYGDDLPFWDEVAYTDAAGMPAVQPQLIVPYTLDTNDMRFAAMQGFNSGTQFFDYLKDAFDVLYAEGDPNGLNQPKMLSVGLHCRLVGRPGRAAALARFLDYVQGHEQVWITRRIDIAEHWHATHPYTV; from the coding sequence ATGAACAATTACGAACATTATCCACGCGACTTGATCGGCTATGGCCGCACGCCACCGCATCCGCAATGGCCGGGCAAGGCCCGCATCGCCCTGCAATTCGTCCTCAATTACGAGGAGGGGGCGGAAAACAACGTGCTGCATGGCGATGCCGCCTCGGAAACGTTTTTATCGGAAATGATCGGTGCGGCCGCTTTTCCTGCGCGCCACCTGAGCATGGAGTCGATTTATGAATACGGTTCACGCGCCGGGCTGTGGCGCTTGCTGCGCATGTTCGAGGAGCGGCGCCTGCCATTGACCGTGTTTGGCGTATCGATGGCCCTGAAGCGCAACCCGGAAGCGCTCGCCGCCTTCCAGCAACTGGGGCATGAAATCGCCTGTCATGGCTTGCGCTGGATTTCCTATCAAAACATGGATGAAGCGACGGAACGTGAACACATGCGCGAAGCGGTGCAGATCATCCGCGAATTGACGGGTTCCGCCCCGCAAGGCTGGTATACGGGGCGCGATTCACCGAATACGCGCAAACTGGTGGTCGAGCATGGCGGTTTCCGCTACGACGCTGACTATTATGGCGATGACCTGCCATTCTGGGACGAGGTGGCGTACACGGATGCCGCCGGCATGCCGGCCGTGCAGCCACAGCTGATCGTGCCCTACACCCTGGACACGAACGATATGCGTTTTGCCGCCATGCAAGGCTTTAATTCCGGCACGCAGTTTTTCGATTATCTGAAGGATGCCTTCGATGTGCTGTATGCGGAAGGCGATCCGAACGGCTTGAACCAGCCGAAGATGTTGTCCGTGGGCTTGCATTGCCGCCTAGTGGGGCGTCCGGGACGGGCTGCGGCGCTGGCGCGCTTTCTCGACTATGTGCAGGGCCATGAGCAGGTGTGGATCACGCGCCGCATTGATATTGCCGAACACTGGCATGCGACGCATCCCTATACTGTCTGA
- the uraH gene encoding hydroxyisourate hydrolase — protein MGKLSTHVLDIAHGRPGAGVKVALFSVTSEGKVLLKMDMTNSDGRCSSPLLEGDSMKAGQYELVFNAGDYFAAQGVELPSPRFIDLVTLSFGIAHTDENYHVPLVVSPWSYSTYRGS, from the coding sequence ATGGGAAAACTCAGCACGCATGTACTCGATATCGCCCACGGCAGGCCGGGAGCCGGCGTCAAGGTGGCCCTCTTTTCAGTCACGTCGGAAGGCAAAGTGTTATTGAAGATGGATATGACCAATAGCGACGGTCGCTGCAGTTCACCCTTGCTGGAAGGCGACAGCATGAAGGCGGGCCAGTACGAACTGGTATTCAACGCCGGCGACTATTTCGCCGCCCAGGGCGTGGAACTGCCCTCGCCCCGCTTCATCGACCTGGTTACCCTGTCCTTTGGTATCGCGCATACGGATGAAAACTACCATGTACCGCTGGTGGTGTCGCCGTGGTCGTATTCCACTTATCGTGGTAGCTGA